The following proteins come from a genomic window of Methanosarcina sp. MTP4:
- a CDS encoding ORC1-type DNA replication protein, producing MMKAQSLDGLFEKLLDGQSIFKNKEVLRPSYTPDLLLHRNEQINSLATILVSALRGETPSNVLIYGKTGTGKTAVTRYVGKELERVSEDKSIFCSVVYINCEVIDTQYRLLANLARHFEEEVPMTGWPTDQVFMKFKEAIDSRDQVIIIILDEIDKLIKKGDDVLYNLSRINTDLRKAKVSMIGVSNDLKFTEFLDPRVKSSLGEEELIFPPYDAEQISDILKQRAKMAYNDGVLGEMVIPLCSAFAAQEHGDARRALDLLRVSGEITERENHPQVLEEHVRRAQEKIEVDRVVEVVRTLPTQSKLVLYSIILLRNRGKEGKNITTGEMYNVYRQLCHHIDVDILTQRRVTDLMSELDMLGIVNAVVVSKGRYGRTKEISLSVPVENTRKVLLEDYRLKPLVDFKTSVFNKMFS from the coding sequence ATGATGAAAGCTCAATCATTAGACGGGCTGTTCGAAAAATTACTTGACGGACAGTCAATTTTCAAAAACAAAGAGGTCCTTCGACCTTCATACACTCCGGACCTGTTACTCCACCGGAATGAACAGATCAATAGCCTTGCAACCATTCTGGTCTCTGCGTTGAGGGGTGAGACTCCTTCCAACGTGCTGATCTACGGAAAAACAGGGACTGGAAAAACTGCCGTGACCCGCTATGTGGGAAAAGAACTGGAAAGGGTGAGTGAAGACAAGTCGATCTTTTGCTCGGTGGTCTACATCAACTGTGAGGTCATCGACACGCAGTACCGGCTTCTTGCAAACCTTGCCCGGCATTTCGAGGAAGAGGTCCCTATGACCGGGTGGCCCACGGATCAGGTCTTTATGAAGTTCAAGGAGGCGATTGATTCCAGGGACCAGGTCATTATCATAATTCTGGACGAGATTGATAAGCTGATCAAGAAAGGGGACGATGTCCTCTACAACCTCTCCCGGATCAACACGGACCTGCGCAAGGCCAAGGTCAGCATGATCGGGGTGTCCAACGACCTGAAGTTTACGGAGTTTCTGGACCCGAGAGTCAAGAGTTCCCTGGGAGAGGAAGAACTGATCTTCCCGCCCTACGACGCCGAGCAGATCAGCGATATCCTGAAGCAGAGGGCTAAGATGGCCTATAACGACGGGGTCCTGGGCGAGATGGTAATCCCTCTATGTTCTGCCTTTGCTGCTCAGGAACACGGGGATGCCCGGAGAGCTCTTGACCTCCTGAGAGTTTCAGGGGAAATTACCGAGCGGGAAAATCATCCCCAGGTCCTTGAAGAGCACGTGCGCCGCGCCCAGGAAAAGATCGAAGTCGACCGCGTGGTGGAAGTGGTGAGGACTCTTCCTACCCAATCCAAGCTCGTACTCTACAGCATCATCCTGCTCCGGAACCGGGGTAAGGAAGGTAAGAACATCACCACAGGGGAAATGTATAACGTCTACAGGCAGCTCTGTCACCACATCGACGTGGATATCCTGACTCAGCGCAGGGTAACGGACCTCATGTCCGAACTCGACATGCTGGGCATCGTAAACGCAGTTGTGGTAAGCAAAGGCCGCTACGGCCGGACCAAGGAAATTTCCCTCAGCGTTCCTGTGGAAAACACTCGCAAGGTGCTCCTTGAGGACTACCGCTTAAAGCCTCTTGTTGACTTCAAGACCTCCGTCTTTAACAAGATGTTCTCATGA
- a CDS encoding dephospho-CoA kinase → MKIIAFVGMPASGKSEAARTAVEMGIPVVNMGDVIRKEVLRRGLEPSDANTGMVATDLRKCEGMDAVAKRCISQIQETDSELLVVDGVRGIAELECFRREFGKKFVLVAIYAPLDTRFDRVQNRGRSDDMDSIDGLRNRDERELGWGMGDAIIASNAEIENDSTLEVFKEKVIAVLKNYSGENPVE, encoded by the coding sequence ATGAAGATCATAGCGTTCGTAGGCATGCCTGCCTCAGGAAAATCCGAAGCTGCCAGGACTGCCGTTGAAATGGGCATTCCCGTGGTTAACATGGGGGACGTGATCCGAAAGGAAGTGCTGAGACGGGGGCTTGAGCCCAGTGACGCCAACACCGGGATGGTTGCAACGGATCTCCGGAAATGTGAAGGCATGGACGCCGTTGCCAAACGTTGCATTTCCCAGATCCAGGAGACAGACTCGGAACTCCTGGTCGTGGACGGGGTTCGCGGGATTGCCGAACTTGAATGCTTCAGGCGGGAATTTGGAAAAAAGTTTGTCCTGGTTGCCATCTACGCTCCCCTTGATACCCGTTTTGATAGGGTTCAGAATCGGGGCAGAAGTGATGACATGGACAGTATTGATGGCCTCCGCAACAGGGACGAGCGTGAACTTGGTTGGGGCATGGGAGACGCCATCATAGCTTCCAATGCCGAAATCGAAAACGATTCCACTCTTGAAGTCTTCAAAGAGAAAGTTATTGCAGTCCTGAAAAACTATTCCGGAGAAAATCCGGTAGAGTAA
- a CDS encoding RNA-binding domain-containing protein, with translation MIHVEVSAAVYPTEDPEKVSGAILKLFSGIEIERIASEAEKSESGDAGSLPSFYLLGEGGFDLLFTLHGLIRREFIIDSMRNKAFNKGLSSDGLSVNFLLNKQAAFVGVPSVPAEKEPIGSIEVSVRADSPEEMERLFEWLLPLTEDGKPVVEVGMDYVERD, from the coding sequence ATGATACACGTCGAGGTTTCAGCAGCCGTATATCCCACAGAAGATCCTGAAAAGGTTTCCGGGGCAATCTTGAAGCTTTTTTCAGGTATTGAAATTGAAAGGATAGCTTCCGAAGCCGAAAAATCCGAATCAGGAGATGCCGGGTCTTTACCTTCCTTTTACCTCTTAGGGGAGGGAGGTTTTGACCTCCTGTTTACCCTGCACGGGCTCATCCGCAGGGAATTTATCATAGACAGCATGCGCAATAAAGCCTTCAATAAAGGTCTCTCCTCTGACGGCCTCTCTGTTAACTTTTTGCTCAACAAGCAGGCGGCTTTTGTGGGGGTCCCCAGCGTTCCTGCAGAAAAAGAGCCTATAGGGTCAATTGAGGTCAGCGTCAGGGCAGACTCTCCCGAGGAAATGGAGCGGCTTTTTGAGTGGCTCCTGCCTCTTACCGAAGACGGGAAACCGGTTGTTGAAGTGGGAATGGACTACGTGGAAAGGGACTGA
- a CDS encoding sugar phosphate isomerase/epimerase family protein, which yields MQLHRISFSSRSVVEDPFKWAYTLEDHGYTGWEIVQEGSQCLNSKTIQNVQNIHETTNLELTLHLPFSDMNLAGLNDSIRGEVIRQMKHYLTLASNYVNLAVVHPGYLSPYGAQVPYEAYQTNLASLTEICDFAADFGILVAVENMPDFPKIFGKYPDEMHEMLDAVGSHNVGFTFDVGHANTVRLIDEFLDQLGGRISHVHIHDNMGEKDEHLPLGEGTVDWKSVMEKLSDYKGIFVTEMASVEEGVKSLEFLRNL from the coding sequence ATGCAGCTTCATCGAATCAGTTTTTCTTCGCGGTCGGTTGTTGAAGACCCCTTCAAATGGGCCTACACGCTTGAAGACCACGGGTATACGGGCTGGGAGATAGTGCAGGAAGGTTCCCAGTGCCTGAACAGTAAGACCATCCAGAACGTGCAAAACATTCATGAGACCACAAACCTGGAGCTGACCCTGCACCTGCCCTTCTCGGACATGAACCTGGCAGGTTTGAACGATTCCATCCGGGGGGAGGTCATCCGTCAGATGAAGCACTACCTGACCCTGGCCTCGAACTACGTTAACCTGGCAGTGGTCCACCCCGGCTACCTCTCTCCCTACGGGGCACAGGTCCCGTACGAGGCCTACCAGACAAACCTTGCCTCCCTTACGGAGATCTGTGACTTTGCCGCGGATTTCGGGATCTTGGTAGCCGTTGAAAACATGCCCGATTTCCCCAAAATCTTTGGGAAATACCCGGATGAAATGCACGAGATGCTCGATGCCGTCGGAAGCCATAACGTGGGTTTCACCTTTGACGTGGGGCATGCCAACACCGTGAGGCTTATAGACGAGTTCCTGGACCAGTTAGGGGGCCGGATTTCCCACGTGCACATCCACGACAACATGGGAGAAAAAGACGAGCACCTCCCCCTGGGGGAAGGCACTGTGGACTGGAAATCAGTCATGGAAAAACTCTCGGATTATAAAGGGATCTTCGTAACGGAAATGGCTTCTGTAGAAGAAGGGGTCAAAAGCCTTGAATTTTTAAGGAATCTGTAA
- a CDS encoding gamma-glutamylcyclotransferase translates to MENDSSQEKAPEREKGLFGNVFHKNICWQRSYERPEEKEMIMALYGSLREGLYNSRRFDLSGRSEFLGTARIKGYALYSLGPYPAVYPSEGDSVLAEVRKFSGKQQLEIAKSIDYMELFGGYHREYVSLEIGGQKLRAIIYVYDDKTGTEKVESGDWVEYLKGKEES, encoded by the coding sequence ATGGAAAACGATTCAAGCCAGGAAAAAGCCCCGGAAAGGGAGAAGGGTCTCTTCGGAAACGTCTTTCATAAAAATATCTGCTGGCAGCGCTCCTACGAGAGGCCGGAAGAAAAAGAAATGATAATGGCCCTTTACGGCTCCCTCCGAGAAGGACTCTACAACAGCAGGCGCTTTGACCTGTCAGGCAGGTCGGAATTCCTGGGGACCGCCAGAATAAAAGGGTACGCTCTCTACTCCCTTGGCCCCTACCCTGCCGTCTACCCCTCGGAAGGAGACTCCGTACTCGCCGAAGTCCGGAAGTTTTCAGGAAAACAGCAGCTTGAAATTGCAAAATCCATTGATTACATGGAACTTTTCGGGGGCTACCACAGGGAATACGTGAGTCTGGAAATAGGGGGACAGAAATTAAGGGCCATCATTTACGTTTACGATGATAAAACCGGGACTGAAAAGGTTGAGAGCGGGGACTGGGTCGAGTACCTGAAAGGAAAAGAAGAAAGTTGA
- a CDS encoding elongation factor Tu — protein sequence MANIAIIGTEQSGRTTLAANLGKKGTHSDITLYNNDKETPKLAFIDPHSYPKTLKSLITALNISDMAVLCIPSTGMDAHTGECIIAMDLLGFKHGIIALTMSDTTHMFAIDELKAKIKQITAGTALEGWDCIAINTNRSAKNPFEGVDELKALINSMATEIEAEQVKLNDLPARVFIDHAFNVTGKGCVVLGVTKQGISKDKDKTKIFPLDRDIEIRSIQSHDVDITEAPTGTRVGMRLKNVQAKDIERGFIISDKETVTTDYILECTFSKFTKKVELASVLHLFVGLQSEPVRVEKILVDGEEAKEALPGSTCVLELSGNKKVAYSKEDRFLLANLDLTQRFAGYGFSK from the coding sequence ATGGCAAATATCGCAATTATCGGGACAGAACAGAGCGGAAGGACCACCCTTGCCGCAAACCTCGGGAAAAAAGGAACGCATTCGGACATCACCCTGTACAACAACGACAAAGAAACCCCTAAACTTGCCTTTATCGACCCCCACAGTTATCCGAAAACCCTGAAATCCCTGATCACGGCGCTGAACATTTCAGACATGGCAGTCCTCTGTATCCCCTCAACAGGCATGGACGCCCATACGGGAGAATGCATCATCGCCATGGACCTGCTGGGTTTCAAGCATGGGATCATTGCCCTGACAATGTCCGATACCACCCACATGTTCGCCATTGACGAACTCAAGGCAAAGATCAAACAGATCACCGCAGGTACCGCACTGGAGGGCTGGGACTGCATCGCCATTAACACGAACAGGAGCGCAAAGAACCCCTTTGAAGGAGTGGACGAGCTCAAAGCCTTAATCAACTCCATGGCAACAGAAATTGAAGCAGAACAGGTAAAATTGAATGACCTGCCTGCCCGCGTATTCATAGACCACGCCTTTAATGTTACCGGGAAAGGCTGTGTAGTGCTCGGGGTTACCAAACAGGGCATCTCAAAGGACAAGGACAAAACCAAAATCTTCCCCCTGGACAGGGACATCGAAATCCGCTCCATCCAGAGCCACGACGTAGACATCACCGAAGCCCCCACCGGCACCAGAGTAGGGATGCGCCTGAAAAACGTCCAGGCAAAGGATATCGAGAGGGGCTTTATCATCTCGGATAAGGAGACCGTTACTACTGACTACATCCTGGAGTGCACCTTCTCGAAGTTCACCAAAAAAGTCGAACTCGCAAGCGTGCTTCACCTCTTCGTGGGCCTGCAGTCCGAACCCGTGCGCGTGGAAAAGATCCTAGTGGACGGGGAAGAAGCAAAAGAAGCCCTGCCCGGAAGTACCTGCGTTCTGGAACTCTCAGGAAACAAGAAGGTCGCCTACAGCAAAGAGGACCGCTTCCTGCTGGCAAACCTGGACCTGACCCAGCGCTTTGCAGGCTACGGTTTCTCAAAATGA
- a CDS encoding RNA ligase, translating into MHTAGSSETVDAGFVGKLAGYLGFEEEKIRHLFEKKYLARNWGEHEHLFRFDKEISHIERGTLFYEKDDSFEMVLGFPKIRRAMVLYPTLEKQFDGLRSVVVEEKMNGYNVRVTGVNGEVLAITRSGYICPYTTEKARAKLNPDFFNDYPDLVLYGEMVGPDNPYVPKEIYDVESVEFYIFDVRKKNTGDPLPAARRREILEKYGFLQVKSFGEISLETAPGEIAKIIRNLGQIEHEGVVIKDPAMVLPSVKYTSSRSNCSDLRHAFKFYNESGRDYMLSRIVREGFQAVEWGESEAEFKKRCMQLGESILTPLRDSVQSVKERKRLYDEVRIRVKDLKTAVEFEDYLKRLGVDSIFENPEPVGDEYRITIKKVNKSTNDKTEAIWKGELW; encoded by the coding sequence ATGCACACTGCGGGGAGTAGTGAAACTGTTGATGCCGGGTTTGTCGGAAAGCTGGCCGGATATCTCGGGTTTGAAGAAGAAAAAATACGCCACCTTTTCGAAAAAAAATACCTTGCCCGGAACTGGGGAGAGCACGAGCACCTTTTTCGTTTCGACAAGGAGATTTCCCATATTGAGAGGGGCACATTGTTTTATGAGAAAGATGACAGTTTCGAAATGGTTCTGGGTTTCCCGAAAATACGGAGGGCTATGGTACTTTATCCAACCCTCGAAAAGCAGTTCGACGGTCTCCGGAGCGTTGTCGTGGAAGAGAAGATGAACGGTTACAACGTCCGTGTTACCGGAGTGAACGGAGAGGTCCTTGCAATTACCAGGAGCGGATATATCTGTCCCTATACAACGGAAAAGGCCAGGGCGAAATTAAACCCGGATTTCTTCAACGACTATCCGGACCTGGTGCTCTACGGGGAAATGGTGGGGCCGGACAACCCTTACGTCCCCAAAGAAATCTACGATGTCGAGTCCGTAGAGTTTTACATCTTCGACGTCCGGAAAAAAAATACTGGAGATCCCCTCCCTGCAGCCCGAAGGCGGGAAATCCTGGAAAAATATGGCTTTTTGCAGGTGAAGTCTTTCGGGGAAATTTCCCTGGAAACGGCTCCCGGGGAAATTGCAAAAATAATCCGGAACCTTGGCCAAATCGAGCACGAAGGAGTGGTTATTAAAGACCCGGCAATGGTCCTGCCCTCTGTGAAGTACACCTCTTCCCGGAGCAACTGCTCTGACCTCAGGCATGCCTTCAAGTTCTACAACGAGTCCGGAAGGGACTACATGCTTTCCCGGATCGTCAGGGAAGGATTCCAGGCAGTGGAATGGGGAGAAAGCGAAGCCGAGTTCAAGAAACGCTGCATGCAGCTTGGGGAAAGCATCCTGACCCCTCTCCGGGATTCCGTGCAAAGCGTCAAAGAACGGAAGCGCCTCTACGACGAGGTCCGGATCAGGGTAAAGGACCTGAAAACCGCCGTAGAATTCGAAGACTACCTGAAAAGGCTCGGAGTAGATTCCATCTTCGAGAACCCTGAGCCTGTAGGGGACGAGTACCGGATAACCATCAAAAAAGTAAACAAGAGCACGAACGACAAAACCGAGGCAATCTGGAAAGGGGAACTGTGGTAA
- a CDS encoding TIGR00266 family protein, with product MADEIDYQIIGDDLQIVEVELDPGEAVQAEAGAMMYMGPGVQMQTSMGGESKGLLGGLKKGLKRALTGESFFITNFTHQGQGKGHVAFGAPFPGKVIPLDLASMGGSMLCQKDAFLCAARGVEVEVAFTRKLGAGLFGGEGFILQRLRGNGMAFIHVGGTIVKKELAPGETYHVDTGCVAAFTENVSYDITWSRDFKNALFGGEGVVLATLTGPGTVYMQSLPFSRLADRIFAAASYQQNRGERRGVAGAGDDLLGGLLGGDRSF from the coding sequence ATGGCAGATGAAATTGATTATCAGATCATAGGCGATGACCTGCAGATTGTGGAAGTTGAACTTGACCCGGGAGAGGCTGTCCAGGCAGAAGCCGGAGCAATGATGTACATGGGCCCCGGAGTCCAGATGCAGACCAGTATGGGTGGTGAGAGCAAGGGGCTCCTGGGAGGCCTGAAAAAGGGTCTGAAGCGGGCTCTTACAGGAGAGAGTTTTTTCATCACAAACTTTACCCACCAGGGTCAGGGCAAAGGCCATGTGGCTTTTGGGGCTCCTTTTCCGGGGAAGGTTATCCCCCTGGATCTTGCCTCAATGGGAGGGAGTATGCTTTGCCAGAAAGATGCCTTCCTCTGTGCTGCAAGGGGTGTGGAAGTGGAAGTCGCCTTTACCCGCAAACTCGGGGCCGGGCTCTTCGGAGGTGAAGGTTTCATCCTGCAGAGGCTCCGGGGTAATGGCATGGCCTTCATCCATGTTGGCGGCACGATTGTCAAGAAGGAACTTGCGCCCGGAGAAACCTACCATGTGGACACAGGTTGCGTGGCAGCTTTTACCGAAAACGTAAGTTATGACATCACCTGGTCTCGGGACTTCAAAAACGCCCTTTTCGGTGGAGAAGGAGTCGTGCTTGCAACTCTAACAGGGCCAGGAACCGTGTACATGCAGAGCCTTCCTTTCTCCCGGCTTGCCGACAGGATTTTTGCGGCAGCCAGTTACCAGCAGAACAGGGGAGAAAGGCGTGGGGTTGCAGGTGCCGGCGACGATCTTCTTGGCGGGTTGCTCGGAGGGGACCGTTCTTTCTGA
- a CDS encoding CBS domain-containing protein: MQVKDIMVQPHKIDKSDTISHALDLMEKKDTKRLMVVHNDQMLGVLTMRSLTKELGTRKKLSKPASSLHVATAVSDNFVKVLPDTDLSDALTLMKKKGGVIVVTNNGDILGWVTPKELMEANRFTGYAGEIMERNPINVSPSDRVSHARHLILDNNVGRLPVVENGKLVGLVAEEDIVAAMRAFRDLVAGNQQDSRIKNLLVGDIMTRSVTSVYTNTLLSEVVKTMLENDFGGVPVLNLEEELVGFLTRRNVINAIAE; this comes from the coding sequence ATGCAAGTTAAAGATATAATGGTACAGCCACACAAGATCGATAAGTCAGACACCATATCCCACGCCCTTGATCTCATGGAGAAAAAGGACACAAAGCGTCTAATGGTAGTCCACAACGACCAGATGCTCGGTGTACTGACCATGAGAAGTCTGACCAAGGAGCTCGGAACTCGTAAGAAACTGAGCAAACCCGCATCCTCTCTGCATGTTGCAACAGCCGTATCCGACAACTTTGTAAAGGTCCTGCCGGACACCGACCTCAGCGACGCCCTCACCCTGATGAAGAAAAAAGGAGGAGTGATCGTCGTTACCAACAACGGGGACATCCTGGGCTGGGTCACCCCGAAAGAACTTATGGAAGCAAACCGCTTTACGGGCTACGCCGGGGAAATCATGGAAAGAAACCCGATCAATGTCAGCCCCTCCGACCGGGTCAGCCACGCCAGGCACCTGATCCTCGACAACAACGTGGGCAGACTGCCTGTGGTCGAAAATGGCAAACTCGTAGGGCTTGTCGCAGAAGAAGACATTGTCGCAGCAATGCGCGCCTTCAGGGATCTGGTGGCAGGCAACCAGCAAGATTCCAGAATCAAGAACCTCCTGGTAGGGGATATCATGACCCGTAGCGTGACCAGTGTCTATACCAACACTCTGCTTTCAGAAGTTGTCAAGACCATGCTGGAAAACGACTTCGGAGGAGTCCCGGTCCTCAACCTGGAAGAGGAACTTGTAGGTTTCCTTACACGAAGGAACGTTATAAACGCAATTGCAGAATGA
- a CDS encoding CBS domain-containing protein, whose protein sequence is MNVADIMSSPVYVIESDEPVSHARNLMLRHKISTLLVLNEGKMVGIVTKSDISNRLAQAEPLWRRRPIDQIPIKLMMTESVITIYPEASISQAAALMLENGVHDIPVVKNDVVGIVTRTDIVRQVARTEENLDTKVSRLMTEDVVSVHKHHTINHVLDEMNKNEIERVIVKNDLGKPAGIISRRNLALNYITDSEGKLSTKNIKMARKSSPAGQKTYRYIKEVPLTAEDIMSSPVVMLDVNESAKEAAKKMIEEDVTALPITNGEEIVGIISRTDIMKAVM, encoded by the coding sequence ATGAATGTGGCGGACATAATGAGTTCACCTGTATATGTTATAGAATCAGATGAACCCGTGTCTCATGCAAGAAATCTGATGTTAAGACACAAGATCAGTACGCTGCTTGTCCTGAATGAAGGCAAGATGGTGGGAATAGTCACTAAATCCGATATCAGCAACCGTCTGGCTCAGGCAGAACCGCTCTGGAGGAGAAGACCCATAGACCAGATCCCTATCAAGCTGATGATGACAGAATCGGTAATCACCATCTATCCCGAAGCCTCTATATCCCAGGCAGCCGCCCTGATGCTTGAAAATGGAGTCCATGATATACCCGTGGTAAAGAATGACGTTGTCGGAATTGTTACAAGGACCGACATCGTGCGCCAAGTTGCCAGAACAGAAGAAAACCTGGACACGAAGGTTTCCAGGCTGATGACAGAAGATGTTGTTTCTGTCCACAAGCATCACACCATCAACCACGTTCTCGATGAGATGAACAAGAACGAAATCGAAAGAGTGATTGTCAAGAACGACCTTGGAAAGCCTGCAGGGATCATTTCCCGAAGAAACCTTGCCTTAAACTATATCACCGACAGTGAAGGCAAACTTTCCACAAAAAATATCAAGATGGCCAGGAAATCCTCCCCGGCAGGCCAGAAAACCTACAGGTACATAAAAGAAGTACCCCTGACTGCGGAAGATATCATGTCCTCCCCGGTGGTTATGTTGGATGTAAATGAAAGCGCAAAAGAAGCCGCAAAAAAGATGATTGAAGAAGATGTTACAGCCCTACCCATTACAAACGGCGAGGAAATAGTGGGAATAATCAGCAGGACCGATATCATGAAAGCGGTGATGTAA
- a CDS encoding CBS domain-containing protein codes for MISSTGTMDTGPVDFKSRISKHEGIILALGTKDVVTLPPTATIMEAVKIMTEKRFRRIPVTDPGTGRIEGIVTSVDIIDFLGGGSRNLLVENRYKGNLLAAVNEEVRQIMETDVACINEHANFDDAVSMMLDRKTGGLPVVDNEMRVVAIFTERNAVELMSGLVTNIGVREYMSKKVTMVSTDTPIGQAAKIMVENEFRRLPVVKDGIFAGMVTASDIVHFLGRGDAFHKLVTGNIHEALDQPVGSIVSKELIWTGPETDMGKALEIILGKRIGSLPILEDGLIRGIITERDFLRAL; via the coding sequence ATGATTAGCAGCACAGGCACAATGGATACAGGGCCTGTGGATTTCAAATCCAGGATCTCGAAACATGAGGGGATAATCCTTGCCCTGGGGACAAAGGATGTAGTCACCCTTCCTCCCACCGCAACCATAATGGAAGCGGTCAAGATCATGACTGAAAAGAGATTCAGACGCATTCCAGTTACGGATCCCGGGACAGGGAGGATCGAAGGGATCGTCACTTCCGTGGATATCATCGATTTCCTGGGAGGCGGAAGCAGGAACCTGCTTGTTGAAAACCGCTACAAGGGCAACCTGCTGGCTGCAGTAAATGAGGAAGTAAGGCAGATCATGGAAACTGACGTTGCCTGCATCAATGAGCATGCAAACTTCGACGATGCCGTTTCAATGATGCTCGATAGAAAGACCGGAGGGCTCCCGGTTGTGGATAACGAGATGCGGGTCGTGGCAATTTTCACCGAACGAAACGCTGTAGAGCTGATGAGCGGACTTGTGACAAACATTGGTGTCCGGGAATACATGAGCAAAAAAGTAACAATGGTATCCACGGACACGCCCATCGGACAAGCGGCAAAGATCATGGTTGAAAACGAATTCCGAAGACTTCCTGTGGTCAAAGACGGGATCTTTGCGGGAATGGTCACAGCCTCGGACATTGTTCATTTCCTTGGAAGGGGAGATGCCTTCCACAAACTGGTAACCGGAAACATCCACGAAGCCCTCGACCAGCCTGTAGGCTCGATAGTTTCAAAGGAACTGATCTGGACAGGACCTGAGACGGACATGGGAAAAGCCCTGGAAATCATACTCGGGAAAAGAATAGGATCCCTTCCGATCCTGGAAGACGGACTCATCCGCGGCATCATTACGGAGCGCGATTTCCTGAGAGCTCTGTAA
- a CDS encoding HPP family protein, with product MKVSEIMSEGPICVKEGDFVTHARQMMRDYFLRGLVVVDEGNKLVGMLTDQDILRVTSTRSNVTVRGYARECPTVTPDMEIQKAAKLMLEAKMNRVPVVASTTDRTVLGVLSNSDLLKNMKLPKGAPENVGKIMTRKVETCHPDERVTKVWAHMLEAGYTGIPVVSEKGEIQGMITRRDVLKSGAVRIGSEDSRGTRTSETAKVEKIMSTPAYTLAEEDSIERTREMIIHYDIGRVTVVNGTKVVGIVDRQDLLEAFVSGVSG from the coding sequence ATGAAAGTCAGCGAAATTATGTCAGAAGGGCCTATCTGTGTGAAAGAGGGGGATTTTGTAACTCACGCCCGTCAGATGATGCGTGACTATTTTCTGCGCGGCCTTGTCGTCGTTGATGAAGGGAATAAACTTGTGGGGATGCTGACCGACCAGGACATCCTGAGGGTCACTTCAACACGTTCCAATGTCACGGTCCGGGGTTATGCCAGGGAATGCCCTACAGTCACTCCGGATATGGAGATCCAGAAAGCGGCAAAGCTTATGCTGGAAGCTAAAATGAACAGAGTACCTGTAGTTGCTTCTACCACGGACCGGACGGTGCTTGGAGTCCTGAGCAACTCCGATCTCCTGAAAAACATGAAGCTTCCGAAGGGAGCTCCCGAGAACGTTGGAAAGATCATGACCCGGAAGGTAGAAACCTGCCACCCCGATGAAAGGGTCACAAAAGTCTGGGCTCACATGCTCGAAGCCGGTTACACGGGAATTCCCGTAGTTTCGGAAAAGGGGGAAATCCAGGGGATGATCACGCGCAGGGATGTCCTGAAATCCGGAGCTGTCCGGATAGGGTCCGAAGACAGCCGGGGCACGAGGACGAGCGAGACGGCAAAGGTCGAGAAGATCATGTCCACTCCAGCTTATACCCTTGCCGAGGAGGACTCCATCGAAAGGACCAGGGAGATGATCATACACTATGACATCGGCAGGGTCACAGTGGTAAACGGAACCAAAGTGGTGGGGATAGTTGACAGGCAAGACCTCCTGGAAGCCTTCGTCAGTGGTGTTTCCGGATAA
- a CDS encoding cyclic nucleotide-binding/CBS domain-containing protein, with amino-acid sequence MVFDRRKEIETDIQIKEIEKEMSVSEVMNKTVVTLDINTDIPVIAREMVRYNVGSVIITENEQAMGIITERDLVRDIVTKDKKPSRMHASKIVSTPLVTVKPTTSVIEASEIMLKSDIKRLPIMENGDIVGIVSNTDMLMVTPGLSTILKDLIEMNREPLLTTGEGEGPEFNSGICESCGYYSEDVEMVNGRLLCRDCRDVEEDYYD; translated from the coding sequence ATGGTGTTTGACCGCAGAAAAGAAATTGAGACCGATATCCAGATCAAGGAAATTGAAAAGGAGATGTCGGTTTCGGAAGTCATGAACAAAACCGTGGTCACGCTGGACATCAACACGGATATCCCTGTTATTGCAAGGGAGATGGTCAGGTACAATGTCGGAAGTGTGATCATCACCGAGAATGAACAAGCAATGGGGATCATCACGGAAAGGGATCTTGTAAGGGACATCGTCACAAAGGATAAAAAGCCGAGCCGGATGCATGCAAGCAAAATCGTCTCTACTCCGCTGGTCACCGTGAAACCGACAACCAGTGTCATAGAAGCTTCGGAGATAATGCTCAAATCCGACATAAAAAGGCTTCCGATCATGGAAAACGGTGATATAGTGGGAATAGTTTCGAATACGGACATGCTCATGGTGACACCGGGACTCAGCACCATCCTCAAGGATCTCATCGAGATGAACCGCGAACCACTCTTGACCACGGGAGAAGGAGAAGGTCCTGAGTTCAACAGCGGGATCTGCGAGTCCTGCGGCTATTATTCCGAAGACGTGGAAATGGTAAACGGCCGACTGCTGTGCAGGGACTGCCGGGATGTCGAAGAAGACTATTACGATTGA